A section of the Spirosoma pollinicola genome encodes:
- a CDS encoding phosphoribosylanthranilate isomerase yields MQAPFRTRVKICCISSLEEAQLAIRLGADALGLVGRMPSGPGVVGDELAAQIVQATPPPLATFMLTSETNVADILAHQQRVGANTIQLVDAVPADTYAQLHAALPTVKVVQVIHVIDEKNVTEALLAVQYGVDALLLDSGNPTLAVKELGGTGRVHNWQVSRQIVEQSPVPVFLAGGLNPTNVREAINAVHPYGLDICSGVRTNGQLDAQKLEAFMHAINP; encoded by the coding sequence ATGCAAGCTCCGTTCCGAACAAGGGTTAAAATTTGTTGCATCAGCAGTCTTGAAGAAGCCCAGCTAGCGATTCGTCTGGGTGCCGATGCGCTTGGTCTGGTGGGCCGTATGCCCAGTGGACCCGGTGTAGTGGGCGATGAACTGGCTGCACAAATTGTTCAGGCCACGCCCCCGCCCCTGGCTACATTCATGCTCACCAGCGAAACGAATGTGGCCGACATTCTGGCCCATCAGCAGCGTGTAGGGGCCAACACCATCCAGCTCGTAGACGCTGTTCCTGCCGACACCTACGCCCAGCTTCATGCCGCGCTACCGACTGTAAAAGTGGTTCAGGTTATTCATGTCATTGACGAAAAAAATGTTACCGAAGCGTTGCTTGCCGTTCAGTATGGAGTCGATGCCCTGCTTCTCGACTCAGGCAACCCTACTCTGGCGGTGAAAGAACTGGGCGGCACCGGGCGGGTTCATAACTGGCAGGTAAGCCGACAAATCGTGGAGCAATCGCCAGTACCGGTGTTTCTGGCGGGTGGTTTGAACCCGACCAACGTTCGGGAAGCGATTAATGCAGTGCACCCTTATGGCCTTGACATTTGCAGTGGTGTGCGAACGAATGGGCAGTTGGATGCGCAGAAACTGGAAGCGTTTATGCATGCGATAAATCCTTAG
- the madM gene encoding malonate transporter subunit MadM yields MEYITTLLAKNGLVVAFLSVGLIMYSSDFLSEKLTRKKIPGSAIAIFLGLVLAYIGGVVSGGSKGIADIKELSGFELMGGAMFRDFAIVSTAMGVSFVVVRKTGLAGIISLFVGVILTFFTGATIAYFMGYRDAISITTIGAGACTFVVGPVTGAAIGASSDVIAISIATGLVKSIAITICTPLVARVIGLNNPATAMVFGGLIGTTSGVAAGLASTDPKLVPYGAMTATFYTGLGCLLCPSILYLLVKVIVG; encoded by the coding sequence TCATCCGATTTCCTGTCGGAGAAACTGACCCGCAAAAAAATTCCGGGATCGGCCATCGCTATCTTTCTTGGGTTGGTACTAGCGTATATAGGGGGTGTTGTTTCTGGCGGGAGCAAAGGTATCGCCGACATAAAAGAATTAAGTGGGTTCGAGCTGATGGGGGGCGCCATGTTCCGCGATTTCGCTATTGTGTCAACGGCTATGGGCGTCAGTTTCGTCGTTGTCAGGAAAACGGGCCTGGCGGGTATCATTTCGCTTTTTGTTGGCGTGATACTTACTTTCTTTACTGGAGCTACCATTGCTTATTTCATGGGGTATAGGGATGCGATAAGTATCACAACCATTGGGGCTGGAGCCTGCACATTCGTTGTTGGGCCCGTAACGGGTGCCGCCATTGGTGCATCGTCTGACGTGATCGCCATAAGTATAGCTACCGGTCTCGTGAAATCGATCGCCATTACTATTTGTACACCCCTCGTTGCACGGGTTATCGGGTTAAATAATCCGGCAACGGCTATGGTCTTTGGCGGTTTAATCGGCACCACAAGTGGGGTAGCGGCAGGGCTGGCTTCCACAGACCCAAAACTTGTTCCGTATGGAGCCATGACAGCCACGTTTTATACAGGCCTGGGCTGTTTACTTTGCCCATCCATTTTGTATTTACTGGTGAAGGTTATTGTTGGCTGA
- a CDS encoding Hsp20/alpha crystallin family protein: protein MATLVRYNNLPTFFNPFYSRPVINRYQNTTPNVPAVNVKETETAFLLELAAPGLKKEDLKINVENNKLTIGYQSEAKTEETADKFTRHEFSLNSFERAFKLPKTVNADAIKAAYTDGILTVELPKVEVKEEKLVKEIVVA, encoded by the coding sequence ATGGCAACCTTAGTTCGATATAATAACCTCCCTACCTTTTTCAACCCTTTTTATAGCCGTCCCGTTATCAATCGGTATCAGAACACGACGCCTAACGTACCAGCCGTGAACGTGAAAGAAACCGAAACGGCATTCCTTCTTGAACTGGCCGCTCCCGGCTTGAAAAAAGAAGATTTGAAGATCAACGTGGAAAATAACAAACTGACGATTGGCTATCAATCGGAAGCGAAAACAGAAGAAACCGCCGACAAATTTACCCGGCACGAGTTCAGCTTAAATTCATTTGAACGTGCGTTTAAATTACCAAAAACGGTTAATGCCGACGCAATCAAAGCCGCTTACACAGATGGAATTCTAACTGTTGAATTGCCTAAAGTGGAAGTGAAAGAAGAGAAATTAGTTAAAGAAATTGTCGTAGCCTAA
- a CDS encoding MFS transporter — protein MAQQSPVDTFASLRIPEFRYFVMNSFLITATLLIQEVTLGYELYKMTHDPLMLGLVGLAEAIPFIALSLFGGHLADRRDKKRILQWSLLVILLGSVILYLVFQPSVAVGLSQTARLATIYGVLMLIGTAKGFYSPASSSLKPFLVPRELYPNSATWSSSFWQAGAIIGPGLAGFLYSWVGFDNSLIAVIALLVVCFVLISLIDRKPMPVNDLPVLKLSESLKEGFRFVFKTQIVLYAISLDLFSVLFGGVVAILPVFAEDILKVGAEGLGFLRAAPSVGALLTMAYMTKHPPTHNAWRNMLLAVAGFGVATIVFSLSTNFYLSLIMLGLTGAFDSVSVIIRQTILQIFPPDHMRGRVAAVNGMFVSSSNEIGAFESGLLARLLGTVPSVMLGGVVTLVVVGYVYAKSKALFAVRLS, from the coding sequence ATGGCTCAACAGTCCCCGGTCGACACTTTCGCATCCCTCCGAATTCCTGAATTTCGTTATTTCGTAATGAACAGTTTCCTGATTACGGCTACGCTGCTGATTCAGGAGGTTACGCTGGGGTATGAATTGTATAAAATGACTCATGATCCGCTGATGCTGGGGCTGGTTGGCCTTGCCGAAGCGATTCCGTTTATTGCGCTATCCCTGTTTGGGGGCCACCTGGCCGACCGTCGGGATAAGAAGCGAATTCTGCAATGGAGTTTGCTGGTTATTCTGTTAGGGTCAGTTATTCTGTATCTGGTTTTTCAGCCCTCTGTGGCGGTAGGGTTGTCGCAAACGGCACGGCTGGCTACTATTTATGGGGTACTTATGCTGATTGGAACCGCTAAAGGGTTTTATTCTCCTGCCAGTTCTTCGCTAAAGCCGTTTTTAGTACCGCGCGAACTCTATCCAAACTCGGCTACCTGGAGTAGTTCGTTTTGGCAGGCAGGCGCCATAATAGGGCCGGGGTTGGCCGGGTTTTTATACAGTTGGGTTGGCTTTGACAATAGCCTGATTGCCGTGATTGCCCTGCTTGTTGTTTGCTTCGTGTTGATTTCGCTCATTGATCGCAAGCCTATGCCTGTCAATGACTTGCCGGTGCTGAAGCTCAGTGAAAGCCTGAAAGAAGGGTTCCGGTTCGTGTTTAAAACCCAGATCGTTCTCTACGCTATTTCGCTCGATTTGTTCTCTGTGTTGTTTGGGGGCGTCGTGGCCATTTTGCCGGTCTTTGCCGAAGACATTCTGAAAGTAGGTGCCGAAGGTCTGGGCTTTTTGCGGGCCGCTCCATCTGTTGGGGCGCTACTGACTATGGCCTACATGACCAAACATCCGCCTACCCATAATGCGTGGCGAAATATGCTGCTGGCGGTGGCCGGTTTTGGCGTAGCGACAATCGTATTTTCCCTATCGACAAATTTTTATCTGTCGTTGATTATGCTTGGCCTGACAGGCGCTTTCGACAGTGTCAGTGTAATTATCCGTCAAACGATTCTGCAAATTTTTCCGCCCGATCACATGCGCGGACGTGTAGCCGCTGTAAACGGCATGTTCGTCAGTTCATCGAACGAAATAGGTGCGTTTGAATCTGGACTGCTTGCCCGATTACTGGGCACGGTTCCTTCTGTTATGCTGGGGGGCGTAGTTACACTGGTTGTTGTCGGGTACGTGTACGCCAAGTCGAAAGCTTTATTTGCCGTTCGATTGAGCTAA
- a CDS encoding SMP-30/gluconolactonase/LRE family protein: MKHFAFFLSLAVGSVSLLALTPSARPKPMKLVKVWETDTTLRTPESVLYDGSNTLYVANIDGKAGELDGSGFISKVTLDGKIENLRWTSGLNAPKGMGLYKNRLYVTDVYRLVCINTENGQAEKTWDAVGKGGFLNDVTVAKDGTVYVSDNQNDKIYRLKDDKWEVWMEGEQLNKPNGVLAVGKDKLMVGSTKIGALRSVDLATKTMTTLADGMAATDGIAAEGKGNYFVSDWNGQVFHVNADGSKEQLLDTREQKINAADLDYVARKKLLIVPTFYKNSLVAYRVE; the protein is encoded by the coding sequence ATGAAACACTTTGCCTTTTTTTTATCCCTGGCTGTCGGCAGTGTCAGTCTGTTGGCCCTAACGCCATCCGCCCGCCCGAAACCAATGAAGCTGGTGAAAGTATGGGAAACCGACACGACGCTTCGAACCCCTGAGTCAGTGCTCTATGACGGTAGTAATACATTGTATGTAGCTAATATTGATGGCAAAGCTGGCGAACTCGATGGCAGTGGGTTTATTTCTAAAGTTACGCTGGATGGTAAAATCGAAAATTTGCGGTGGACATCTGGATTAAATGCACCAAAAGGTATGGGCCTCTACAAAAATCGGCTGTATGTAACAGATGTATACCGCCTGGTGTGCATCAATACTGAAAATGGACAGGCCGAAAAAACGTGGGATGCCGTTGGAAAGGGAGGGTTTCTGAACGATGTGACCGTAGCAAAAGACGGGACGGTGTATGTGTCTGATAACCAGAATGATAAAATCTACCGCCTGAAAGACGACAAATGGGAAGTCTGGATGGAGGGTGAACAGCTCAACAAACCAAACGGCGTGCTAGCCGTCGGTAAAGATAAACTCATGGTTGGCAGCACCAAAATCGGTGCGTTGCGCTCGGTGGACTTAGCGACGAAAACGATGACAACTCTCGCCGATGGAATGGCGGCTACTGATGGTATCGCGGCAGAGGGAAAAGGAAATTATTTTGTGTCGGACTGGAATGGTCAGGTGTTCCATGTCAACGCCGATGGCTCCAAAGAGCAGCTACTCGACACCCGTGAGCAGAAAATCAACGCGGCTGACCTTGACTATGTTGCCCGCAAAAAACTGTTGATCGTTCCAACGTTTTACAAAAATTCATTAGTCGCCTATCGGGTTGAGTAA